The Candidatus Eremiobacterota bacterium nucleotide sequence GCGCCGCGATGCCGAGGCCTAGAATGCGGCGTGCGGTCGCGTCCGTTCGCGCGACGATCTCCGCGAGGCCGGTGTTGAAGAGCTCGGCGAGCGCGCGCGCGGTGTCGGCGACGAAGGCCACCTCGTTGCGCTTGCCGCGGTTCGGCGCCGGCGCGAGATACGGGCAATCGGTCTCGAGGACGATCGCGTCGAGTCCCACGGCTTGCACCGCCTCGCGCAGCGAGTGTGCGGTCTTGAACGTCACCACGCCGCCGATGCCGAGCACGAGGCCGAACTCGTCGACGAACGTGCGCGCTTGAGCGTCATCGCCGGTGAAGCAGTGGACGATTCCGCGCTGCGCGCGCGGATCGTAACCGTCGCGCAGCGCGGCGACGAAGTCGTCGTGCGCGTCGCGCTGGTGGAAGACGAGCGGAAGCGCGCGCGCGCGCGCGTACGCGAGCTGCCGCGCGAAGACGTCGCGTTGCACGTCGCGCGGGCTGTGATCGTAGTAGTAGTCGAGTCCGGTCTCGCCGACGGCGACGATCCGCGCGCCGTAGCGCGCGCGCAGCGCGTCGAACGCCGCCGCGAGATCGGCCGGCGCGTCCTTCGCCTCGTGCGGGTGGATACCGACCGTCGCGGCGAGCCCGTATTTCTCAGCGACCTCGCAGGCCCGGCGGCTATCCTCCACGTCGCAGCCGACCGTGACGACCGCGTCGACACCGCGCTCGCGCGCTCGCGCCAGCATCGCCTCGCGATCCGCGTCGAACTTCCGGTCGTGGACGTGGGCGTGCGTGTCGATCATGGTGAAGCCTTAACCCTCCGTGCGGATGTTCCCCGAGCGCGCCGACGCCCGTCGCCGCCCGATCCTGACCCTGGCAATCACGATCTCGCTGCTGCTGCACCTCGCCGGCGCCGGCACCTGGCTGTACTTCAACCGCCAGCTGCAGC carries:
- a CDS encoding TatD family hydrolase gives rise to the protein MIDTHAHVHDRKFDADREAMLARARERGVDAVVTVGCDVEDSRRACEVAEKYGLAATVGIHPHEAKDAPADLAAAFDALRARYGARIVAVGETGLDYYYDHSPRDVQRDVFARQLAYARARALPLVFHQRDAHDDFVAALRDGYDPRAQRGIVHCFTGDDAQARTFVDEFGLVLGIGGVVTFKTAHSLREAVQAVGLDAIVLETDCPYLAPAPNRGKRNEVAFVADTARALAELFNTGLAEIVARTDATARRILGLGIAAPTP